Proteins encoded within one genomic window of Setaria italica strain Yugu1 chromosome IV, Setaria_italica_v2.0, whole genome shotgun sequence:
- the LOC101759465 gene encoding anthranilate O-methyltransferase 1, whose amino-acid sequence MRMERDFHMVEGDGETSYTTNSRLQQKALFETKSVLQEAVRQVCSALLPPNLVVCDLGCGPGDNTLIFLSEVIKASSSHNVPEIQFFLNDLPGNDFSHVFRSAERFKSSVTAYHKGERRLPFHIAGLSGSYYIRLFPSQSVHLFHSSCSLHWRSQLPDGLDGNKRNIYIAKATPLSVVKLYQEQFQKDLMLFLELRYDELVVGGQMVLTFLGRKEEDVYSGNLNYLYGLLAQSLQSLVEKGLVEEDKLNSFNLPIYGASIDEVKAAIKQTGLFDFNEFKLFESNWDPYDDSEDDNVQDNIQSGVNVAKCIRAVMETLFVSHFGESILDALFKEYASKVAEYLERDKAKYSVIVLSLQRR is encoded by the exons ATGAGGATGGAGCGTGACTTCCATATGGTGGAAGGAGATGGAGAAACCAGCTACACCACTAACTCCAGACTTCAA CAAAAAGCTTTGTTCGAGACTAAATCAGTGCTCCAGGAGGCTGTGAGACAAGTTTGCTCTGCTCTCCTCCCTCCAAATCTGGTGGTTTGTGACCTAGGCTGCGGTCCGGGTGACAACACACTCATCTTCCTCTCGGAGGTGATCAAAGCCAGTAGCAGCCATAATGTGCCGGAGATCCAATTCTTCCTCAATGATCTGCCGGGCAACGACTTCAGCCATGTGTTCCGATCAGCTGAACGGTTCAAGAGCTCAGTTACAGCATATCACAAGGGAGAAAGACGGCTTCCGTTCCATATTGCTGGGCTATCCGGGTCCTACTACATTAGGCTTTTCCCTTCCCAAAGCGTTCATCTCTTTCACTCATCCTGTAGCCTCCATTGGCGTTCTCAG CTTCCTGATGGGTTAGACGGCAACAAGAGAAACATTTACATTGCAAAGGCCACACCACTGTCTGTGGTGAAACTGTACCAAGAGCAATTTCAGAAGGACTTGATGTTATTCCTTGAGCTGCGGTATGATGAACTAGTGGTTGGCGGGCAAATGGTTCTGACTTTTCTTGGGAGGAAGGAAGAGGATGTATACAGTGGCAATTTGAACTATCTTTACGGACTACTCGCACAATCTCTTCAGTCTCTTGTTGAGAAG GGCCTCGTGGAGGAAGATAAACTGAACTCCTTCAACCTACCAATCTATGGGGCGTCCATTGATGAAGTGAAGGCAGCTATCAAGCAGACTGGGCTGTTTGACTTCAATGAATTTAAACTATTTGAGTCAAACTGGGATCCTTATGACGACTCTGAAGATGACAATGTGCAAGATAACATCCAGAGTGGGGTGAATGTCGCAAAGTGCATAAGGGCTGTGATGGAAACTCTTTTTGTAAGCCACTTCGGTGAATCCATTCTTGATGCCCTCTTCAAAGAATATGCAAGCAAGGTAGCAGAGTATCTGGAAAGGGACAAGGCCAAGTACTCAGTCATTGTCCTGTCCTTGCAAAGAAGATAG
- the LOC101783115 gene encoding uncharacterized protein LOC101783115: MAGYLPLVTTKTSVANAKHNAAEAEATKRTDNKHAARKKVRTAALTHAIKAKEEATTAVQERDAAAARLRDALARTAEERKGAPPISTNIRRLIPIVLDISSGNYTWWREQFVLTIGMYSLQDHVLCDVPALASLDWGRMGCVIRSWLYGTTANDLVDVFMERGQRGATAHATWLAIEIQFSVDALGDVGEQVSDRTLVLNIIRGLNKKFSAIGRDIRRSCPLRTFLKARDDLLLEELTMANPASTSSTALLTSTSLGLSSLHTPSSSHESASRSSNNSGGGKGGNSGSSSSTSSKRKRGKPGGQLRQGSGGKASADHNSNAQVPTPGMTQEAGGPWPSLWNPFTPIPSFGKI, from the exons ATGGCCGGCTACCTGCCACTCGTCACCACCAAGACCTCCGTCGCCAATGCCAAGCACAATGCTGCGGAGGCCGAGGCCACCAAACGCACCGACAACAAGCATGCGGCTCGCAAGAAGGTGCGCACTGCCGCCCTCACCCATGCCATCAAGGCTAAGGAAGAGGCCACCACTGCTGTGCAGGAGCGCGACGCCGCTGCTGCTCGCCTTCGCGACGCCCTAGCACGCACCGCCGAGGAGCGCAAGGGTGCCCCGCCTATCTCTACC AATATCCGGAGGCTCATCCCCATCGTTCTTGACATCTCCTCTGGCAACTACACATGGTGGCGCGAGCAGTTCGTCCTCACCATCGGCATGTACTCCCTGCAGGACCATGTCCTTTGCGACGTGCCCGCTCTAGCCTCTCTAGATTGGGGGCGCATGGGTTGCGTCATCCGGTCTTGGCTCTACGGTACAACCGCCAACGACCTCGTCGATGTCTTCATGGAGCGTGGCCAGCGCGGCGCCACCGCCCATGCCACCTGGCTTGCCATCGAGATCCAGTTCTCG gtggATGCCCTCGGTGATGTTGGTGAGCAGGTCTCCGACCGCACCCTCGTCCTCAACATCATCCGCGGGCTCAACAAGAAGTTCTCCGCCATTGGCCGTGACATTAGGCGTAGCTGCCCTCTCCGCACCTTCTTGAAGGCTCGCGATGACTTGCTCCTTGAGGAGCTCACGATGGCGAACCCTGCTTCGACTTCGTCTACGGCGCTCCTCACCAGCACCAGCCTCGGGCTTTCTTCCTTGCACACCCCTAGTTCCTCCCATGAATCTGCTAGTCGGTCTAGCAACAACTCTGGAGGTGGCAAGGGAGGGAACTCCGGGTCCTCCAGTAGCACCTCCTCCAAGCGAAAGCGGGGCAAGCCTGGTGGCCAGTTGCGCCAGGGTAGCGGTGGCAAGGCCTCTGCTGACCATAACTCCAACGCCCAGGTTCCTACTCCAGGCATGACACAGGAGGCCGGCGGTCCTTGGCCCTCCTTATGGAACCCTTTTACACCAATAccatcctttgggaaaatataa